The proteins below come from a single Motilibacter peucedani genomic window:
- the dapE gene encoding succinyl-diaminopimelate desuccinylase, giving the protein MAALDLSRDVVALTAQVCDVASVSGDERALADLVEDALRTLPHLRVDRDGDAVVARTSLDRADRVVLAGHLDTVPLVGGSLPTRLEDGVLHGRGTVDMKGGVAVALKLAAQLERPSRDVTYVFYDHEEVAASLNGLGRVARTHPEWLAGDFAILMEPSDGVVEGGCNGTLRAEVRTTGVTAHSARAWMGHNAIHDAAVVLERLRGYEPQTVEVDGLAYRESLNAVQVAGGIAGNVIPDLCVVTVNYRFAPAKSEDDAAAHVRQLFDGFDVTITDSAPGARPGLDHPAAAAFVAAVGGEPKPKYGWTDVARFAGLGVPAVNFGPGDPLLAHKDDERVPVEQLTACEASLLAWLQG; this is encoded by the coding sequence GTGGCTGCGCTCGACCTCTCCCGCGACGTCGTCGCGCTCACCGCGCAGGTCTGCGACGTGGCGTCGGTGAGCGGCGACGAGCGCGCGCTCGCCGACCTCGTCGAGGACGCACTGCGTACGCTGCCGCACCTGCGCGTCGACCGTGACGGCGACGCCGTGGTCGCGCGGACCTCGCTGGACCGCGCCGACCGGGTCGTGCTCGCCGGGCACCTCGACACGGTGCCGCTGGTCGGAGGCTCGCTGCCGACGCGGCTCGAGGACGGCGTGCTCCACGGGCGCGGCACCGTCGACATGAAGGGCGGCGTCGCCGTCGCGCTGAAGCTCGCGGCCCAGCTGGAGAGGCCGTCGCGCGACGTCACCTACGTCTTCTACGACCACGAGGAGGTGGCCGCGTCGCTCAACGGGCTCGGCCGCGTCGCGCGCACCCACCCCGAGTGGCTGGCGGGTGACTTCGCCATCCTGATGGAGCCGAGCGACGGGGTGGTCGAAGGCGGCTGCAACGGGACGCTGCGCGCCGAGGTGCGCACCACCGGCGTGACCGCGCACTCCGCCCGGGCGTGGATGGGTCACAACGCGATCCACGACGCCGCGGTGGTGCTCGAGCGGCTGCGCGGCTACGAGCCGCAGACTGTCGAGGTGGACGGGCTGGCCTACCGCGAGAGCCTCAACGCCGTGCAGGTCGCGGGGGGCATCGCGGGCAACGTCATCCCCGACCTGTGCGTCGTGACGGTCAACTACCGCTTCGCGCCGGCGAAGTCCGAGGACGACGCCGCCGCCCACGTGCGCCAGCTCTTCGACGGCTTCGACGTGACCATCACCGACTCCGCACCCGGGGCCCGCCCGGGTCTCGACCACCCTGCTGCTGCGGCGTTCGTGGCGGCCGTAGGTGGAGAGCCGAAGCCGAAGTACGGGTGGACCGACGTGGCACGCTTCGCCGGCCTGGGCGTGCCCGCGGTCAACTTCGGCCCGGGAGACCCGCTGCTGGCGCACAAGGACGACGAGCGCGTGCCCGTGGAGCAGCTCACCGCGTGCGAGGCCTCGTTGCTGGCGTGGCTCCAGGGCTAG
- a CDS encoding alpha/beta hydrolase family protein has translation MTWTAPVRRRAVVGALSAGLMVASATAALNLPASAAEASAAPAASARFSVAATAGGYRVTLHLDSALEARDALPEVAVDGTVIGTASVSADGRTVSAVTSDASVASASSAEVAYDGVVPSAAGARAKMRTVAPAAPAPLTSAAVLADDPATPGPYVVSRADYDFGDTATTLPGLGGRYNELRGAVYLPTGATGKRPVVIFLHGRHSACYNPTTLKSDNSIWPCAPGFQPINSYLGYTEQANALASHGYVVVSISADGINAQDAPYTDDAGTAARGQLVLQTLDLLDRWNDGKGDKKQRAALTGRLDLTTVGLMGHSRGGEGVVEAALQNAALHHPYGIKAVFPLAPIDFARETLPDVPMAVMLPYCDGDVSNQQGQHYYDDSRYAHADDVLRSSLMVMGADHNFFNTEWTPGVSTAPSNDDWSAADDSVCGTASPTSQRLAPAAQRAVGTAYIDGFFRMVLGGEKQFLPLFDGSGSTVRSTGSAAVYTEAQQPGSQRLDVAPLEAAASNVKVSGFATGAYCASSSVRVTQGSGTTPCFTLPQTSRSPHFTPASYAGWVPISPVLKTVWTDASVPASVRATLPAGSFDVSRFSALTFRAALEENQTGPADMDVTVVDGRGTTQSVSVSSVSPALTPFPASTNTPNGLALLPKTWMRTVRIPLSSLTSLDLHDVREVRLTPRSATGGAYLSDLAFDTPGVGAGGPSTLPQLSIADASVDEGNAPGYAAMTISLSDKLKAPASAWLSVVTGTTQLEAQAIPVQFPVGARSVTVQVPLLGNTTPEATPVSVNKIGVSAPKGVLLDDEFAALTIRDDDAVVAP, from the coding sequence CCTCCGCCGCCGAGGCGTCCGCCGCACCAGCGGCCTCGGCCCGCTTCTCCGTCGCCGCGACGGCTGGCGGCTACCGCGTCACCCTTCACCTGGACTCGGCCCTCGAGGCGCGCGACGCGCTGCCCGAGGTCGCGGTCGACGGCACCGTCATCGGCACGGCGAGCGTCTCGGCCGACGGCAGGACCGTCAGCGCGGTCACGTCCGACGCGAGCGTCGCGTCGGCCTCCTCCGCCGAGGTGGCCTACGACGGCGTCGTGCCGTCCGCAGCGGGCGCCCGCGCCAAGATGCGTACGGTGGCCCCGGCCGCTCCGGCACCGCTGACCAGCGCCGCGGTCCTCGCCGACGACCCCGCGACCCCCGGCCCCTACGTGGTCTCCCGCGCCGACTACGACTTCGGCGACACCGCCACCACGCTGCCCGGGCTGGGGGGCCGCTACAACGAGCTCCGCGGTGCGGTCTACCTGCCGACAGGTGCGACCGGCAAGAGGCCTGTCGTGATCTTCCTGCACGGCCGGCACTCCGCCTGCTACAACCCCACGACCCTCAAGTCGGACAACAGCATCTGGCCGTGCGCGCCGGGCTTCCAGCCCATCAACAGCTACCTCGGCTACACCGAGCAGGCCAACGCCCTCGCGAGCCACGGCTACGTCGTGGTCTCCATCAGCGCCGACGGCATCAACGCGCAGGATGCGCCCTACACAGACGACGCCGGCACCGCGGCACGCGGCCAGCTCGTGCTGCAGACGCTCGACCTGCTGGACCGCTGGAACGACGGCAAGGGCGACAAGAAGCAGCGGGCCGCCCTGACCGGCCGGCTCGACCTCACCACTGTGGGCCTCATGGGCCACTCGCGCGGCGGTGAGGGCGTGGTCGAGGCCGCGCTGCAGAACGCGGCGCTGCACCACCCCTACGGCATCAAGGCGGTGTTCCCGCTGGCGCCGATCGACTTCGCCCGCGAGACGCTGCCCGACGTGCCGATGGCGGTGATGCTGCCCTACTGCGACGGCGACGTCTCGAACCAGCAGGGCCAGCACTACTACGACGACTCCCGCTACGCGCACGCCGACGACGTGCTCCGCAGCTCGCTCATGGTCATGGGCGCCGACCACAACTTCTTCAACACCGAGTGGACTCCTGGCGTCTCCACCGCACCGTCCAACGACGACTGGAGCGCGGCTGACGACTCGGTGTGCGGCACCGCGTCCCCGACGAGCCAGCGGCTCGCACCGGCTGCGCAGCGGGCGGTGGGCACTGCGTACATCGACGGGTTCTTCCGCATGGTCCTCGGTGGCGAGAAGCAGTTCCTGCCGCTGTTCGACGGCAGTGGCAGCACCGTCCGCTCGACCGGCAGCGCCGCGGTCTACACCGAGGCGCAGCAGCCCGGTTCGCAGCGGCTGGACGTCGCGCCGCTCGAGGCGGCGGCCAGCAACGTCAAGGTGAGCGGCTTCGCCACCGGCGCGTACTGCGCCAGCTCGTCGGTCCGGGTGACGCAGGGCTCGGGCACTACGCCCTGCTTCACGCTGCCGCAGACCTCGCGCTCGCCGCACTTCACGCCGGCGTCCTACGCGGGCTGGGTGCCGATCTCGCCCGTGCTGAAGACCGTGTGGACCGACGCCAGCGTCCCGGCCTCGGTCCGCGCGACGCTGCCCGCCGGCTCCTTCGACGTGTCGCGGTTCTCGGCGCTCACCTTCCGCGCCGCGCTCGAGGAGAACCAGACAGGGCCGGCCGACATGGACGTCACGGTCGTCGACGGCAGGGGGACGACGCAGTCGGTCAGCGTCTCGTCGGTCAGCCCGGCGCTGACGCCCTTCCCGGCGTCGACGAACACGCCGAACGGCTTGGCGCTGCTGCCGAAGACCTGGATGCGTACGGTGCGCATCCCGCTCTCGTCGCTGACGTCGCTGGACCTGCACGACGTCCGGGAAGTACGCCTGACGCCCCGCAGCGCGACGGGGGGCGCCTACCTGTCCGATCTCGCGTTCGACACGCCGGGTGTCGGAGCTGGTGGGCCGTCGACGCTGCCGCAGCTGAGCATCGCCGACGCCAGCGTGGACGAGGGCAACGCCCCCGGATACGCGGCGATGACGATCTCGCTGTCGGACAAGCTCAAGGCGCCGGCCAGCGCGTGGCTGTCAGTGGTCACGGGCACGACGCAGCTCGAGGCGCAGGCCATCCCGGTCCAGTTCCCGGTGGGCGCCCGGTCCGTGACGGTCCAGGTGCCGCTGCTGGGGAACACCACGCCCGAGGCGACACCGGTCAGCGTCAACAAGATCGGCGTCTCGGCGCCCAAGGGCGTCCTGCTCGACGACGAGTTCGCCGCCCTGACGATCCGGGACGACGACGCAGTGGTCGCGCCGTAG
- the dapD gene encoding 2,3,4,5-tetrahydropyridine-2,6-dicarboxylate N-succinyltransferase → MTDRTSSTTRFWGWGLATTTTDGAVLDTWFPAPAAGEPGGDDATRELLERLVGTDDERATRTSVVQVAVDVTEPPAGTSDVYLRLHLLSHRLVQPNGVNLDGIFGHLPNVVWTDQGPCAVEGFEHTRLRLRAAGRPVRVLGVDKFPAMTDYVVPSGVRIADASRVRLGAHLASGTTVMHEGFVNYNAGTLGASMVEGRISQGVVVGDGSDVGGGASIMGTLSGGGTERVVIGQGALLGANSGTGISLGDGSVVEAGLYVTAGTKVALDEGRTVKARELSGVPGLLFRRNSLTGVVEAVPRTGDWGGLNAALHAND, encoded by the coding sequence GTGACCGATCGCACGAGCAGCACGACGCGCTTCTGGGGCTGGGGCCTCGCGACCACGACGACCGACGGCGCCGTCCTCGACACCTGGTTCCCCGCGCCCGCCGCGGGCGAGCCCGGCGGCGACGACGCGACGCGCGAGCTGCTCGAGCGGCTGGTCGGCACCGACGATGAGCGCGCGACGCGTACGTCCGTGGTGCAGGTCGCGGTCGACGTGACCGAGCCGCCGGCCGGCACCAGCGACGTCTACCTGCGGCTGCACCTGCTCTCGCACCGGCTCGTGCAGCCCAACGGCGTCAACCTCGACGGCATCTTCGGCCACCTGCCCAACGTCGTGTGGACCGACCAGGGGCCCTGCGCGGTCGAGGGGTTCGAGCACACCCGGCTGCGTCTGCGCGCCGCCGGCCGCCCGGTGCGGGTGCTCGGCGTCGACAAGTTCCCGGCGATGACCGACTACGTCGTGCCGTCGGGGGTCCGCATCGCCGACGCGAGCCGCGTGCGCCTCGGTGCGCACCTCGCGTCGGGCACCACCGTGATGCACGAGGGCTTCGTCAACTACAACGCGGGCACGCTCGGCGCGTCGATGGTCGAGGGCCGCATCAGCCAGGGCGTGGTCGTCGGCGACGGCTCCGACGTCGGGGGCGGCGCCTCGATCATGGGCACCCTGTCGGGCGGCGGGACCGAGCGCGTCGTCATCGGCCAGGGGGCGCTGCTCGGCGCCAACTCCGGCACGGGCATCTCGCTGGGCGACGGCTCGGTCGTGGAGGCCGGCCTCTACGTCACCGCCGGCACGAAGGTCGCCCTCGACGAGGGCCGCACGGTCAAGGCGCGCGAGCTCTCCGGCGTGCCGGGCCTGCTGTTCCGCCGCAACTCGCTGACGGGGGTGGTCGAGGCCGTGCCGCGCACCGGCGACTGGGGCGGCCTCAACGCGGCGCTCCACGCCAACGACTGA
- a CDS encoding Gfo/Idh/MocA family protein, translating into MTAQPCVPDIGLRDAPALRWGVAGPGGIAADFVSTVQRHTDQQVAAVASRSAARAQEFGARFDVPATYDSYDALVDSDVDVVYVASVNATHVDIALRAVAAGKHVLVEKPLATSAADARRLADAARSAGVLVMEALWTRYVPTYVELARQLAAGAVGDPRVASVTVGWRAHDGRLWDPPEQGGGVTLDMGVYGLWFAQFAVGRPVHVSASVQAVDGVDTSAVVALAAADGRLASVATTLWNDTSGHAEIIGTEGTAVVTDHVVFPSGFCVSGPSGRHEWRDESGLSGRDGLAWQAAALAAYVAEGRTDSPVHSLADSVALAETMDLVLRARTP; encoded by the coding sequence ATGACTGCACAGCCGTGCGTGCCTGACATCGGCCTGCGCGACGCCCCTGCCCTGCGCTGGGGCGTCGCAGGCCCCGGCGGCATCGCCGCCGACTTCGTGAGCACCGTGCAGCGCCACACCGACCAGCAGGTCGCCGCCGTCGCCTCGCGGTCCGCGGCGCGGGCGCAGGAGTTCGGCGCCCGCTTCGACGTGCCGGCGACGTACGACTCCTACGACGCCCTGGTCGACAGCGACGTCGACGTCGTCTACGTCGCCTCGGTCAACGCGACGCACGTCGACATCGCCCTGCGGGCGGTCGCCGCCGGCAAGCACGTGCTCGTGGAGAAGCCGCTCGCGACCAGCGCGGCGGACGCCCGCCGGCTCGCCGACGCGGCACGCAGCGCGGGCGTGCTGGTGATGGAAGCACTGTGGACGAGGTACGTGCCGACCTACGTCGAGCTCGCGCGCCAGCTCGCCGCGGGTGCGGTCGGCGACCCGCGCGTCGCGTCGGTGACCGTCGGCTGGCGGGCGCACGACGGGCGCCTCTGGGACCCGCCGGAGCAGGGCGGCGGGGTCACGCTCGACATGGGTGTCTACGGGCTGTGGTTCGCCCAGTTCGCGGTCGGGCGCCCGGTGCACGTCTCCGCGTCGGTGCAGGCGGTCGACGGGGTGGACACCTCCGCGGTCGTCGCGCTGGCGGCCGCAGACGGCCGGCTGGCGTCCGTGGCCACGACGCTGTGGAACGACACGTCCGGCCACGCCGAGATCATCGGCACCGAGGGCACCGCGGTGGTCACGGACCACGTCGTCTTCCCCAGCGGCTTCTGCGTCTCCGGCCCGAGCGGCCGGCACGAGTGGCGCGACGAGTCCGGGCTGTCCGGCCGCGACGGCCTGGCGTGGCAGGCCGCGGCCCTGGCGGCCTACGTCGCCGAGGGCCGCACCGACTCCCCCGTCCACTCCCTGGCCGACAGCGTCGCCCTCGCCGAGACGATGGACCTGGTGCTCCGCGCCCGCACGCCCTGA